A genomic segment from Chrysemys picta bellii isolate R12L10 chromosome 11, ASM1138683v2, whole genome shotgun sequence encodes:
- the RNF25 gene encoding E3 ubiquitin-protein ligase RNF25 isoform X2: MAAASKREEEAAADWALPSEVEVLESIYLDELQVSRGNGRSAPWEICITLHPATAEDQDSQYVCFTLVLSVPPQYPNEVPKISIRNPRGLSDEQIQKISQTLGQVAEAGLGTAVLYELIEKGKEILTDNNIPHGQCVICLYGFQEREAFTKTQCYHYFHSHCLARYAQHMEEEIHVQQEEREQHLAPPSKQEPYRPDAKALQTREELLIIYQRQQKKGGIIDPEAERNRFFISLQAPPAAADPGPGAAPATEQLCQLPAPECAAEPVSPPQAPAVGTEPGQLAKASVPLEPQSKRERHRGERPGFPGQGRQPYSDPQAAAAETCRLLRGSGGPGGFDWRPDRREDRSQRPSGGYSQEFPKPHGRGRVAAFAGRKESGPAGILPGKGALDSKEEHPAVGRWTPEQGAETQSREKENLALNQHDPRAPTGWQGHHRTWDCGRWEKSRGRERGSYPRAPRGRGAFRPSARRDPHGQVKEDGS; encoded by the exons aTGGCGGCGGCCAGCAAacgggaggaggaggcggcggctgACTG GGCTTTGCCATCAGAAGTGGAGGTCTTGGAATCCATATACCTGGATGAGCTGCAGGTGTCTCGAGGAAATGGCAG GTCAGCGCCCTGGGAAATCTGCATTACCCTGCACCCTGCGACTGCGGAGGATCAGGACTCTCAGTACGTCTGCTTCACTCTCGTGCTGTCTGTGCCCCCACAG TATCCCAATGAAGTGCCAAAAATCTCGATCCGGAATCCACGGGGGCTGTCGGATGAGCAGATCCAGAA GATTTCCCAGACCCTGGGACAAGTTgcggaggctgggctggggacagcGGTGCTGTATGAACTGATTGAg AAAGGGAAGGAAATTCTCACCGACAACAACATCCCTCATGGCCAGTGCGTGATCTGTCTCTATGGCTTCCAG GAGAGAGAAGCGTTCACAAAGACTCAGTGCTACCACTACTTCCACTCTCACTGCCTGGCTCGCTATGCCCAGCACATGGAGGAAGAAATCCACGtgcagcaggaagagagagagcagcacCTGGCACCTCCTTCCAAGCAG GAGCCGTACAGGCCTGATGCAAAGGCACTACAGACCCGAGAGGAACTGCTCATAATCTACCAAAGGCAGCAGAAGAAGGGAGGCATCATTGACCCCGAGGCTGAGAGAAACCGCTTCTTCATCAGCCTCCAGGCG cctccagcggctgcggatcccggccccggagccgcccctgccaCGGAGCAGCTCTGCCAACTCCCGGCCCCGGAATGTGCTGCGGAGCCTGTCAGCCctccccaggctccagctgtgggcACAGAACCTGGGCAGCTGGCAAAAGCCTCGGTCCCCCTGGAGCCCCAGAGCAAGCGAGAGAGGCACCGAGGGGAGAGGCCGGGATTcccaggccagggcaggcagccgTACAGCGACCCACAAGCAGCAGCTGCGGAAACTTGCCGCCTTCTCCGTGGCTCTGGGGGACCTGGCGGTTTCGACTGGAGACCCGACCGGAGGGAGGACAGGAGCCAGAGACCCAGTGGGGGATACAGCCAGGAGTTCCCGAAGCCGCACGGCAGAGGCAGAGTGGCTGCCTTTGCTGGTAGGAAAGAGTCGGGCCCTGCTGGCATCTTGCCCGGGAAAGGGGCGTTGGACTCGAAAGAGGAGCATCCCGCTGTGGGGAGATGGACgccggagcagggagctgagacccagagcagggagaaGGAAAACTTGGCACTAAACCAGCATGACCCCAGGGCGCCCACTGGCTGGCAGGGCCATCACAGGACCTGGGACTGTGGGAGATGGGAGAAGTCCCGGGGCAGGGAGCGTGGTTCCTATCCCAGGGCGCCACGGGGGCGAGGGGCGTTCAGGCCCAGTGCAAGGAGAGACCCCCATGGCCAAGTGAAGGAGGACGGTTCctag
- the LOC101950145 gene encoding LOW QUALITY PROTEIN: mitochondrial chaperone BCS1 (The sequence of the model RefSeq protein was modified relative to this genomic sequence to represent the inferred CDS: deleted 1 base in 1 codon), translated as MPFSDFVLALKDNPYFGAGFGLVGVGTALALARKGAQFGAVAFRRHYMITLEVPSKDKSYQWLLSWISHYAKHTQHLSVETSYLQHESGRISTKFDFIPSPGNHFIWYQRKWIRIERNREKQMIDLHTGTPWESVTFTALGTKREIFFSILHMAIRQGPAAADIKARPLPGAFWEIPFTASPCLCLSLARELALRQQEGKTVMYTAMGAEWRPFGFPRRRRPLASVVLEKGISEKIVQDVKGVHREPKWYSERGIPYRRGYLLYGPPGCGKSSFITALAGELEYGICLLSLSDRSLSDDRLNHLLSVAPQQSIILLEDVDAAFVSRDLAVENPTAYQGMGRLTFSGLLNALDGVASTEARIVFMTTNHVDRLDPALVRPGRVDLKQYVGPCSRWQISRMFQRFYPDQPAAAGDKFAEQALRVSEQISAAQVQGHLMLYKADPAGAIENVQSISL; from the exons ATGCCCTTTTCCGACTTTGTCTTAGCGCTGAAGGACAATCCCTACTTCGGGGCTGGCTTTGGCCTGGTAGGGGTGGGCACGGCTCTGGCTTTGGCCCGGAAGGGGGCCCAGTTTGGGGCGGTTGCTTTTCGCCGACACTACATGATCACCTTGGAGGTGCCCAGCAAGGACAAGAGCTACCAGTGGCTGCTGAGTTGGATCTCGCACTATGCCAAGCACACTCAGCACCTGAGCGTGGAGACCTCGTACCTGCAACACGAGAGCGGGCGCATCAGCACCAAGTTCGACTTTATCCCCAGCCCTGGGAACCACTTCATCTG GTATCAGAGGAAGTGGATCCGCATCGAGCGGAACCGAGAGAAGCAAATGATCGACCTGCACACGGGGACCCCCTGGGAGTCAGTGACGTTCACAGCCCTGGGCACCAAGCGGGAGATCTTCTTCAGCATCCTCCATATGGCTATTCGGCAGGGCCCTGCCGCGGCAGATATAAAAGCCAGGCCATTGCCTGGTGCCTTCTGGGAGATTCCTTTCACTGCCAGcccctgtctctgtctctctctagccAGGGAACTGGCTCtgaggcagcaggaggggaagACAGTCATGTACACGGCCATGGGTGCCGAATGGCGG CCGTTTGGCTTCCCGCGCCGCCGTCGGCCGCTCGCCTCCGTGGTGCTGGAGAAGGGGATCTCGGAGAAGATCGTGCAGGACGTAAAGGGAGTTCATCGAGAACCCAAGTGGTACAGTGAGAGAG GAATCCCGTACAGGAGGGGCTATTTGCTTTACGGGCCCCCGGGCTGTGGGAAAAGCAGCTTCAT caCGGCCCTGGCCGGGGAGCTGGAGTACGGCATCTGCCTGCTGAGCCTGAGTGACCGCAGCCTCTCCGATGACCGCCTCAACCACCTCCTCAGCGTGGCGCCGCAGCAGAGCATCATCCTCCTGGAGGACGTGGACGCGGCCTTCGTCAGCCGGGACCTCGCTGTGGAGA ACCCAACTGCCTACCAGGGCATGGGACGGCTGACCTTCAGTGGCCTCCTCAACGCGCTGGATGGCGTCGCCTCCACGGAGGCCAGGATCGTCTTCATGACCACCAACCACGTGGACAG GTTGGACCCAGCCCTGGTACGCCCTGGCCGGGTGGATCTGAAGCAGTACGTGGGACCCTGCTCCCGCTGGCAGATTTCCCGCATGTTCCAGCGCTTCTACCCAGACCAGCCGGCGGCTGCCGGGGACAAGTTCGCAGAGCAGGCCCTGCGCGTCTCCGAGCAGATCAGCGCCGCCCAGGTGCAGGGCCACCTCATGCTGTATAAAGCAGACCCAGCCGGGGCCATTGAAAACGTGCAGTCGATTTCCCTGTGA
- the RNF25 gene encoding E3 ubiquitin-protein ligase RNF25 isoform X1, with the protein MAAASKREEEAAADWALPSEVEVLESIYLDELQVSRGNGRSAPWEICITLHPATAEDQDSQYVCFTLVLSVPPQYPNEVPKISIRNPRGLSDEQIQKISQTLGQVAEAGLGTAVLYELIEKGKEILTDNNIPHGQCVICLYGFQEREAFTKTQCYHYFHSHCLARYAQHMEEEIHVQQEEREQHLAPPSKQGVGVQCPVCRETLTYDLSALQAAPPPQHPVEPYRPDAKALQTREELLIIYQRQQKKGGIIDPEAERNRFFISLQAPPAAADPGPGAAPATEQLCQLPAPECAAEPVSPPQAPAVGTEPGQLAKASVPLEPQSKRERHRGERPGFPGQGRQPYSDPQAAAAETCRLLRGSGGPGGFDWRPDRREDRSQRPSGGYSQEFPKPHGRGRVAAFAGRKESGPAGILPGKGALDSKEEHPAVGRWTPEQGAETQSREKENLALNQHDPRAPTGWQGHHRTWDCGRWEKSRGRERGSYPRAPRGRGAFRPSARRDPHGQVKEDGS; encoded by the exons aTGGCGGCGGCCAGCAAacgggaggaggaggcggcggctgACTG GGCTTTGCCATCAGAAGTGGAGGTCTTGGAATCCATATACCTGGATGAGCTGCAGGTGTCTCGAGGAAATGGCAG GTCAGCGCCCTGGGAAATCTGCATTACCCTGCACCCTGCGACTGCGGAGGATCAGGACTCTCAGTACGTCTGCTTCACTCTCGTGCTGTCTGTGCCCCCACAG TATCCCAATGAAGTGCCAAAAATCTCGATCCGGAATCCACGGGGGCTGTCGGATGAGCAGATCCAGAA GATTTCCCAGACCCTGGGACAAGTTgcggaggctgggctggggacagcGGTGCTGTATGAACTGATTGAg AAAGGGAAGGAAATTCTCACCGACAACAACATCCCTCATGGCCAGTGCGTGATCTGTCTCTATGGCTTCCAG GAGAGAGAAGCGTTCACAAAGACTCAGTGCTACCACTACTTCCACTCTCACTGCCTGGCTCGCTATGCCCAGCACATGGAGGAAGAAATCCACGtgcagcaggaagagagagagcagcacCTGGCACCTCCTTCCAAGCAG GGAGTCGGAGTGCAGTGCCCCGTCTGCCGGGAAACACTAACCTACGACCTCTCCGCTCTGCAGgcagcgccacccccgcagcaccCGGTG GAGCCGTACAGGCCTGATGCAAAGGCACTACAGACCCGAGAGGAACTGCTCATAATCTACCAAAGGCAGCAGAAGAAGGGAGGCATCATTGACCCCGAGGCTGAGAGAAACCGCTTCTTCATCAGCCTCCAGGCG cctccagcggctgcggatcccggccccggagccgcccctgccaCGGAGCAGCTCTGCCAACTCCCGGCCCCGGAATGTGCTGCGGAGCCTGTCAGCCctccccaggctccagctgtgggcACAGAACCTGGGCAGCTGGCAAAAGCCTCGGTCCCCCTGGAGCCCCAGAGCAAGCGAGAGAGGCACCGAGGGGAGAGGCCGGGATTcccaggccagggcaggcagccgTACAGCGACCCACAAGCAGCAGCTGCGGAAACTTGCCGCCTTCTCCGTGGCTCTGGGGGACCTGGCGGTTTCGACTGGAGACCCGACCGGAGGGAGGACAGGAGCCAGAGACCCAGTGGGGGATACAGCCAGGAGTTCCCGAAGCCGCACGGCAGAGGCAGAGTGGCTGCCTTTGCTGGTAGGAAAGAGTCGGGCCCTGCTGGCATCTTGCCCGGGAAAGGGGCGTTGGACTCGAAAGAGGAGCATCCCGCTGTGGGGAGATGGACgccggagcagggagctgagacccagagcagggagaaGGAAAACTTGGCACTAAACCAGCATGACCCCAGGGCGCCCACTGGCTGGCAGGGCCATCACAGGACCTGGGACTGTGGGAGATGGGAGAAGTCCCGGGGCAGGGAGCGTGGTTCCTATCCCAGGGCGCCACGGGGGCGAGGGGCGTTCAGGCCCAGTGCAAGGAGAGACCCCCATGGCCAAGTGAAGGAGGACGGTTCctag